TCAAACCAAATTACCCCAGCCTAATTTAACAGTACGTTACCATGCTGGAATAAATCAAGAATTCTTGAACGAAGCGATTGAAGTAATGAAATTAGGTTTTGGGATGCCGGCATTTAATAATGATGAAGTTATTATCTCTTCTTTTATCAACTATGGGGTAACTGAAGAAGATGCTTATGATTACAGTGCCATTGGTTGTGTTGAAACCGCGGTTCCGGGTAAATGGGGCTATCGTTGCACGGGGATGAGTTATATTAACTTTCCTAAAATTTTAATGATCGTTATGAATAATGGAGTTGACCCTGTAACAGAACGCCGCTTTACTAAAGGCTATGGTTATTTTAAAAACATGAAAACTTTAGCAGAATTAGAAGTTGCTTGGGATAAAACTGTACGCGAATTAACACGGATGAGTGTTATTGTCGAAAATGCGATCGATTTAGGTATTGAACAAGAAGTTCCTGATATTTTATGCTCCACTTTGACAGAAGATTGTATTGGGCGAGGCAAGTCCATTAAAGAAGGTGGAGCTATTTACGATTTTATTTCAGGGCTACAAGTAGGTGTTGCTAATTTAGCAGACGCATTAGCGGCCATTAAAAAATTAGTTTTTGAAGAAGAAAAAGTGACACAAGATGAACTTTGGCAAGCTTTGATGACAAACTGGGAAAGCAAACGAAGCCAAGAAATACAACAAATGATTATTCATGAAGTACCCAAATATGGCAACGATGAGGATTATACCGATCAATTAGCGGTTAAAGCTTATGATAGCTATATTGAGGAGATTAAGAAATATCCTAATACACGCTATGGACGCGGTCCTGTCGGTGGTATTCGTTATTCGGGGACTTCTTCGATTTCAGCTAATGTAGGACAAGGGCGCAGTACAATGGCAACACCAGATGGACGTAAAGCTTGGGCGCCTTTAGCAGAAGGATGTTCACCTTCGCATAATATGGATCAAAACGGACCAACGGCTGTGTTAAAAAGTGTATCTAAATTACCGACAGAAGATATTGTGGGGGGTGTTTTATTAAATCAAAAAGTAAACCCACAGACATTAGCTAAAGAAGAAGATAAACAAAAGTTAATTATGTTATTACGCACGTTTTTCAATAGATTAAAAGGGTATCACATTCAATATAATGTTGTTTCGAAGAAAACATTGATTGACGCTCAAAAAAATCCAGAAAAGCATCGTGACTTAATTGTTCGCGTGGCTGGATATTCCGCCTTCTTCAATGTACTATCAAAAGCAACTCAGGATGATATTATTGAACGAACAGAACATGCAGTATAAAACAAATAATGAGATTGGCTAGTTTAAGTCAATCTCATTATTTGTTTAGAAAAGTTTATTAAGTTATTTAGAGAGCGATTTCAAGCTGAAAATGGTAAAATAAAGTTGAAGAAAAATTTCATCTTTTAGTTTTACTATTACTGTTTTCACTTGCTTTAAAGTAGTTATTAGTCAGTTATTTTAGCTTTTGAATAAAAAAGGAGGTTACGAAGATGGCAGAAAAACGTTTTGAAGAAGTTTATAAGCAAGGAAAATTAACGGCTGAGAAAATAATCCGTGATAATGAAACAGGCGTTTTGTATTTAGTTTATCAAGAAGGATATGGTATGGGAGTAACGGTTATGGTTGATAAGGATGGAAAACCGTTGGTAGATGAGTCTTTTAAAGAGGAATGAAAGGTTAAATAATTGTCAGTTTTAAAATATTGCTCAGAGATTTTACGAAGGTTTTGGAAAAAACAATTGTGAAATCTCTTTTTATTTTTATCTATTGAGCTTAACGCTGCGTAATGTCCTATAGTTTTAATTAATCAAAACAAAAAGGGTGGTAGCAATGAATTTCTTAGTAGAAGATACAATTGGACAATACGAGCAACTATTTTCTATGAATAATGATAGGGACAGACAGGATTACTTTCGATATTCCATGATGAAACCATTTGAAAAAATGTGGGAGACAGTCAATGTTCCATTAAAGGCTAAAAAGCCTAATGGATATGATGTAATAATGGCGACTAATATGCTGGGCTATCTTGACGTGTCGAAAACTGACACAGGGAAGAAAGCCTTGGAGAAACTAAAAGAAATACAAATGCTTGAAACAGCCTATAATACACTGGATGATTGTATTTATTTTATGGAAAAAAATAATTTAAGTATAAATGCTGATAGATTAAGATTTGGAATGTATATAGCTGATCCAAAGAAACTTGAATTACAAAAAGGCTATTGTGGATTTGGTGGCATTCCAGGGTTTATACAGGTATCTATCTATCCTGATTCCTACAATATCTCTAAAATTCCTGCTGTCATTGCCCATGAGTTTAACCATAATATCCGATTTTCTTATTTTGACTGGAACCATGGCGATGTAACCGTTGGTGACTATATAATCATAGAAGGATTAGCAGAGTCATTCGCCAAAGAACTCTATGGAGAGGAGCTTTTAGGACCTTGGGTAACTTCCTTTGATAAAGAAGAATTAGACTACTCTATTGAAGTAGTAAAAGATGCGTTAGATGTTAAAGGATTTGCAGAAGTTAGTAGCTATATGTTTGGTGATAAAATTTCAATGGAACAAGGGTATAAGCCTGTAGGCCTACCCGCATTCGCTGGTTATGCTGTAGGGTTTCAAGTTGTACAATCTTTTATGAAAGAAAACAATATTAGGATTGCAGAAGCGACTTTATTGGAAACAAAAGAAA
This region of Tetragenococcus osmophilus genomic DNA includes:
- a CDS encoding DUF6440 family protein, translating into MAEKRFEEVYKQGKLTAEKIIRDNETGVLYLVYQEGYGMGVTVMVDKDGKPLVDESFKEE
- a CDS encoding DUF2268 domain-containing protein; translated protein: MNFLVEDTIGQYEQLFSMNNDRDRQDYFRYSMMKPFEKMWETVNVPLKAKKPNGYDVIMATNMLGYLDVSKTDTGKKALEKLKEIQMLETAYNTLDDCIYFMEKNNLSINADRLRFGMYIADPKKLELQKGYCGFGGIPGFIQVSIYPDSYNISKIPAVIAHEFNHNIRFSYFDWNHGDVTVGDYIIIEGLAESFAKELYGEELLGPWVTSFDKEELDYSIEVVKDALDVKGFAEVSSYMFGDKISMEQGYKPVGLPAFAGYAVGFQVVQSFMKENNIRIAEATLLETKEIINKCGLFNK